The Mycolicibacterium aichiense region TGGCTTTCGACTACCGAGGCTTCGGGGCGTCGGAAGGCGAACCACGGCAAACGGTTTCAGTTGTCGGACAGATCGCGGACTTCGAGGCAGCGATCGCCGCGGCCAAACGGCTATCCGGCGTCGATCCGAGCCGCGTCGTGCTGTGGGGATCCTCGATGTCCGGTGGGCACGTGATCCGGGTGGCCGCCGACCACAGCGACGTCGCGGGCGTGATCGCGATGACGCCTCTGACCAGCGGCGTGGCTGTCAGCCGGGCGGCCGTCGAACACCGGGATGTCGGGCAGGCGCTGAAATGGACTGCGGTGGGCCTCAAGAGCCGAATCGACGTATCACGCGGCCGCCGTCCGACGCTGATGCCCCTGGTCGGCCGTCCCGGTGAGCCGGGAGCGCTGGCCTTGGACGGCGCCTACGAGAGCTACACCGCGATGGCCGGACCGACCTGGCGCAACGAGGTCGACTCGGCGGTGGGCCTGCAGATCGCCTCGATTCGAACGGCGGACGCCGCCAAGCGATTACGCTGCCCACTGCTGGTTCAGGTCGCCGATTTCGACCGCTACGTCCCTGCCGAATCGGTGGTGAAGACCGCGGTTCTCGGCCGGGGACAGGTGCATCACTATCCCTGCGATCACTTCGACGTATGGCCCGGTCACGACTGGTTCGAGAAGGCCGTCGGCGACCAGGTGGCCTTCCTGACCCGTACCCTCAGTACTTCGTCGATCCCTGATCGACGGAAATCGCCTCAGCAGTAATCAGTTTCGCGTCATCGCTGGCCAGGAAGCAGACCGTATCGGCGATGTCCTCCGGCTCGGCGATATAGACGGGCAGGAACGGCAGCATCATGTTCTGTAGCGCCGGGTTGGTCTCCATCGCCTTGCCCAATTCGGCCACCATGTCGCCGGTCCCCATGTCGGTGTTCACCGGTCCCGGGTGAACACTGTTGACCCTGATGTTGTGCTTGCCGAGCTCGGCGGCGAACGCCCTGGCCATCCCGGTGACAGCGTGCTTGCTGGCGGTGTAGTGCACCATGAACGGCTGCAGCTTGATCCCGGCCGCCGAGCTGATCAGGATGATCGACCCGCCGCGACCGGCCTCGACCATCGTCGGTGCGCCGGCCATCACGGTGTTCCACGTACCGGTCACGTTGACGTCCATGACATCCCGGAACGCTTCCGGGGTGATCTGGTCCCACGCTGCGGGCGAGGTGATGCCCGCGTTCGCGACGATGATGTCGAGCCGGCCCAGCTCGGCCACGCCGTGTCGCACGGTGTCCTTGAGCCCATCGAGATCGCGGGTATCCACCACCGCAGACACGATCCGCTGACCCGTGGCCTCCACCAGGCGCACCGTCTCGGCCAGGTCCTCCGGCGTGGCCGGGTTGTACGGAACGCAATCGGGCAGCTTGCCCG contains the following coding sequences:
- a CDS encoding alpha/beta hydrolase codes for the protein MSRADVAFESSGVRCSAWHFPGQGDSFAGPAGRPVVVMGHGFGGTKDSGLEPFAERISSAGVDVLAFDYRGFGASEGEPRQTVSVVGQIADFEAAIAAAKRLSGVDPSRVVLWGSSMSGGHVIRVAADHSDVAGVIAMTPLTSGVAVSRAAVEHRDVGQALKWTAVGLKSRIDVSRGRRPTLMPLVGRPGEPGALALDGAYESYTAMAGPTWRNEVDSAVGLQIASIRTADAAKRLRCPLLVQVADFDRYVPAESVVKTAVLGRGQVHHYPCDHFDVWPGHDWFEKAVGDQVAFLTRTLSTSSIPDRRKSPQQ
- a CDS encoding mycofactocin-coupled SDR family oxidoreductase; amino-acid sequence: MTGKLSGKVAFVTGAARGQGRAHAVKMAGEGADIIAVDIAGKLPDCVPYNPATPEDLAETVRLVEATGQRIVSAVVDTRDLDGLKDTVRHGVAELGRLDIIVANAGITSPAAWDQITPEAFRDVMDVNVTGTWNTVMAGAPTMVEAGRGGSIILISSAAGIKLQPFMVHYTASKHAVTGMARAFAAELGKHNIRVNSVHPGPVNTDMGTGDMVAELGKAMETNPALQNMMLPFLPVYIAEPEDIADTVCFLASDDAKLITAEAISVDQGSTKY